A genomic segment from uncultured Desulfuromonas sp. encodes:
- the recO gene encoding DNA repair protein RecO produces MAAVMDGACDAIVLHCTDYGDADRIVALLTRESGILSGYARNARNSKRRFGGALHPFSRLRITWQQRRRGGLPQLAEVELLDGAHGLMADLDAMALAAYGCELIRALWPEAQPVPELYDLLQAFLEALAGSSDHDTLRLLMELRLLDGAGLLPHIGHCAECWAALVPGEYRFDAQRGGTLCPTCDHGHRGGVFAGSQTLGSLVRLLQVDPLVFDGIRLSPLTIRQGGALLRHCVEQAVGHPLKSERFMAGLKSPKPGVLP; encoded by the coding sequence TTGGCCGCTGTTATGGATGGTGCCTGTGATGCCATTGTTCTGCATTGTACGGATTACGGAGACGCCGACCGCATTGTCGCGTTGTTAACGCGGGAATCAGGGATACTGTCCGGTTATGCCCGTAACGCCCGCAACAGTAAACGGCGCTTCGGAGGGGCTTTGCATCCCTTCAGTCGTTTGCGCATTACCTGGCAACAACGCCGCCGTGGTGGACTGCCGCAGCTGGCCGAAGTGGAATTGCTTGATGGCGCCCATGGGCTGATGGCCGATCTTGACGCTATGGCACTTGCTGCCTATGGCTGCGAGCTGATCCGTGCCTTGTGGCCTGAAGCACAGCCAGTCCCGGAATTGTACGATCTGTTGCAAGCCTTCCTTGAAGCTTTGGCCGGTTCCTCAGACCACGATACCTTACGTTTGCTGATGGAGTTACGCCTGCTGGATGGGGCCGGATTGCTGCCGCATATCGGTCATTGTGCCGAATGTTGGGCCGCTCTTGTCCCAGGGGAGTACCGCTTTGATGCGCAACGTGGAGGGACCTTGTGTCCAACCTGTGATCATGGCCATCGTGGCGGAGTTTTTGCCGGCAGTCAAACCCTTGGCAGCCTGGTTCGCCTGTTGCAGGTTGACCCACTGGTTTTCGATGGTATCCGGCTGAGCCCGTTGACGATCCGTCAGGGGGGCGCACTGTTGCGACACTGTGTTGAGCAGGCTGTCGGTCATCCGCTGAAAAGTGAGCGCTTTATGGCCGGTCTCAAGAGCCCGAAACCCGGAGTTTTGCCTTGA
- the glyQ gene encoding glycine--tRNA ligase subunit alpha, whose amino-acid sequence MTFQDLILSLQNYWAQQGCVIQQPYDIEKGAGTFNPATFLRSLGPEPWNVAYVEPSRRPTDGRYGENPNRLQHYYQFQVILKPAPMNIQELYLNSLKSFGIDPASHDIRFVEDDWESPTLGAWGLGWEVWLDGMEITQFTYFQQVGGIDLKPIPGEITYGCERIAMYLQGVDNVYDLEWVNGVKYGDIHHQTEVEFSTYNFEEADTAMLFQLFDMYEKECIKLAEKELVFPAYDFVMKASHAFNLLDARGAISVTERAHYIGRVRNLSRLCAEGYVAQRERLGFPLLKK is encoded by the coding sequence GTGACTTTTCAGGATTTGATTCTGTCGCTGCAGAATTACTGGGCACAGCAGGGCTGTGTGATCCAGCAACCTTATGACATTGAAAAAGGTGCCGGAACCTTTAATCCGGCAACGTTCCTGCGTTCTCTCGGGCCAGAGCCGTGGAACGTGGCCTATGTTGAGCCATCCCGTCGTCCCACCGATGGTCGTTACGGCGAAAACCCCAACCGCCTTCAGCACTATTACCAGTTTCAGGTCATTCTCAAACCGGCACCGATGAATATTCAGGAGCTCTATTTGAACTCCCTGAAGAGTTTCGGGATTGATCCGGCCAGTCACGACATCCGTTTTGTCGAGGACGACTGGGAATCTCCGACACTGGGGGCCTGGGGCCTGGGCTGGGAAGTCTGGCTCGACGGCATGGAAATTACCCAGTTCACCTACTTCCAGCAGGTTGGTGGAATTGACCTCAAGCCGATCCCCGGTGAAATCACTTACGGTTGTGAGCGGATCGCCATGTATCTGCAGGGCGTGGACAACGTCTATGATCTCGAATGGGTCAATGGCGTCAAATACGGTGATATCCATCACCAGACCGAGGTTGAATTCTCAACCTATAATTTTGAAGAAGCCGACACGGCCATGCTGTTTCAGCTGTTTGATATGTACGAAAAAGAGTGCATCAAGTTGGCTGAAAAAGAGCTGGTGTTCCCAGCCTATGACTTTGTCATGAAGGCATCGCATGCCTTCAATCTGCTCGATGCGCGCGGTGCGATTTCCGTGACCGAACGTGCCCACTACATTGGCCGCGTGCGCAATCTGTCACGCCTGTGTGCCGAGGGTTATGTGGCGCAACGTGAGAGGCTTGGCTTTCCGCTGTTGAAGAAATAA
- the glyS gene encoding glycine--tRNA ligase subunit beta, whose translation MAKELFLEIGTEEIPAGMLPVAMRDLERMIRKELTNARVGFGAVTTYATPRRLVLSVAEVAEEQERQELNLSGPSVKVAFDADGNPTKAALGFARSNGVDVSELTQQETEKGTYLFLSKVIEGQPIKEQLPEIMERLVSSLSFKKSMRWKDLDVRFARPVHWLVALFGGEVIPFSWGNLTSGTTSFGHRFMAPGGFDVTGVEDFVTKAREHFVIVDPEERKQIIAREIERVAGEEGGALNVDEDLLEEVAYLVEDPTPLCGSFEDEFLQLPDELLITSMKEHQRYFTLADTEGRLLPKFITISNTRPTDPDVVVKGNERVLRARLSDAMFFWNEDQKTPLEKRLEALKNVVYQAQLGTSYAKVQRFTALAEDLAKQFDPEVVELSRRAALLCKCDLETGMVYEFPELQGVMGREYATIEGEDPRVAKAIFEHYLPVQAGGDLPSDNVGAFVSIADKIDTICGCFGVGLIPTGTADPYALRRCAIGVLNILLDRGFTVSIPELVAKAVKQLEDKLNRSVDEVTADVVEFIRLRFVNMMTGPETATDVVEAVLAARFDDVMDARQRIEALSVMKQQPEFEALAATFKRVGNIIKGGVTDAVDAGCFEQECERELYSALQQVQQDVARLMADGDYPGALHAIGSLRPAVDAFFDGVMVMAEDEAVKRNRLALLTQVAGLFAGLADFSRIAA comes from the coding sequence ATGGCAAAAGAACTGTTTCTGGAAATAGGGACTGAGGAAATTCCCGCTGGCATGCTGCCGGTGGCCATGCGTGATCTGGAGCGGATGATTCGCAAGGAGTTGACCAATGCGCGTGTCGGTTTTGGTGCTGTCACCACCTATGCGACGCCGCGTCGTCTGGTTTTGTCCGTTGCTGAGGTCGCCGAAGAGCAGGAGCGCCAGGAACTCAACCTTTCCGGTCCGTCGGTCAAGGTCGCTTTTGATGCGGATGGCAATCCGACCAAGGCGGCATTGGGCTTCGCCCGTTCCAACGGTGTTGATGTTTCCGAGCTGACCCAACAGGAAACGGAAAAAGGCACCTATCTGTTCCTATCCAAAGTGATTGAAGGCCAGCCGATCAAAGAGCAATTGCCGGAAATCATGGAGCGCCTTGTCAGCAGTCTGTCATTTAAAAAATCGATGCGCTGGAAGGATCTCGATGTGCGCTTCGCCCGCCCGGTGCACTGGCTGGTCGCTCTGTTCGGTGGCGAAGTGATCCCCTTTTCCTGGGGTAACCTGACCAGTGGCACGACCTCCTTTGGTCACCGTTTTATGGCTCCCGGTGGTTTTGACGTCACTGGTGTCGAAGATTTTGTCACCAAGGCGCGCGAGCATTTTGTCATTGTCGACCCCGAAGAGCGCAAACAGATCATTGCCCGTGAAATTGAGCGTGTTGCCGGTGAAGAAGGTGGCGCTCTCAATGTTGACGAGGACCTGCTCGAAGAAGTCGCCTATCTGGTGGAAGATCCCACCCCGCTGTGCGGCAGCTTCGAAGACGAGTTTTTGCAGCTGCCGGACGAATTGCTGATCACCAGTATGAAGGAGCATCAACGCTACTTCACTCTGGCCGATACCGAAGGGCGTCTGCTGCCGAAATTTATCACCATCTCTAATACCCGCCCGACTGATCCTGATGTGGTGGTTAAAGGGAATGAGCGCGTGTTGCGTGCCCGTCTGTCCGACGCGATGTTCTTCTGGAATGAAGACCAGAAAACCCCGTTGGAAAAACGCCTCGAAGCCTTGAAAAACGTGGTTTACCAGGCACAGCTCGGCACCAGTTATGCCAAGGTGCAGCGCTTTACCGCCCTGGCCGAAGATCTGGCCAAGCAGTTTGATCCCGAGGTCGTTGAACTGAGCCGTCGTGCCGCTCTGCTGTGCAAATGCGATCTGGAAACCGGCATGGTTTACGAGTTTCCCGAACTGCAGGGCGTCATGGGCCGCGAATACGCCACCATCGAAGGGGAAGATCCTCGCGTGGCCAAGGCAATCTTTGAGCACTATCTGCCGGTGCAGGCCGGCGGCGATCTGCCCAGCGACAATGTCGGCGCCTTTGTTTCTATCGCCGACAAGATCGACACCATTTGCGGTTGCTTTGGTGTCGGCCTGATCCCGACCGGTACGGCGGATCCTTATGCACTGCGCCGCTGTGCTATTGGCGTGCTTAACATTCTGCTCGATCGCGGCTTCACCGTGTCGATTCCGGAGCTGGTCGCTAAAGCGGTCAAGCAACTGGAAGATAAGCTGAACCGCAGTGTCGACGAAGTGACTGCTGATGTGGTCGAGTTTATTCGTCTGCGTTTTGTGAATATGATGACGGGCCCGGAGACGGCCACCGATGTGGTGGAAGCAGTTCTGGCGGCTCGTTTTGATGATGTGATGGATGCCCGTCAGCGGATTGAAGCGCTGTCGGTGATGAAGCAACAACCTGAATTCGAAGCCCTGGCTGCAACATTTAAACGGGTCGGTAACATCATTAAGGGGGGTGTGACTGACGCGGTTGATGCTGGATGCTTTGAGCAGGAGTGTGAGAGAGAGTTGTACAGTGCGTTGCAACAGGTTCAGCAGGATGTGGCCCGTCTAATGGCTGACGGCGATTATCCTGGTGCATTGCATGCGATCGGTTCACTGCGTCCGGCTGTTGATGCCTTTTTTGATGGTGTCATGGTCATGGCGGAGGATGAAGCGGTCAAACGCAATCGACTGGCTCTGTTGACACAGGTTGCCGGGCTGTTTGCCGGTTTGGCGGATTTTTCCCGGATTGCGGCATAA
- the ppdK gene encoding pyruvate, phosphate dikinase, translating into MAVKYVYFFGDGKAEGTGSMKNLLGGKGANLAEMTSIGLPVPAGFTITTEVCTEFYKNDRNYPAELKAQVDEQLQAVEQLMGKKFGDRENPLLVSVRSGARASMPGMMDTVLNLGLNDETVKGIVKQSGDERFAYDSYRRFIQMYANVVKNMDGEILEDILEEMKEKRGVEEDTALTADDLKEMVGLFKNKYTEVLGEAFPTDPEEQLWGAIGAVFGSWMNQRAITYRRLNNIPAEWGTAVNVQSMVFGNMGDDCATGVAFTRNPSTGENLFFGEFLINAQGEDVVAGIRTPQPINKAGGDGTLPSMEEVMPESYNQLMEIQQKLEKHYRDMQDIEFTIEKGRLFMLQTRNGKRTAKAAVKVAVDMVKEGLITEKEAVLRVAPEQLDQLLHPSLDPNAAKTVIAKGLPASPGAASGEIVFSADEAEEAKALGQKVILVRIETSPEDIHGMHAAEGILTARGGMTSHAAVVARGMGKCCVSGCGEIKINYDAQQFTDRNGTVFKKGDVITLDGSSGEVMSGTVPTVQPELTGDFGALMEWVDSIRRLKVRTNADTPADSAVARQFGAEGIGLCRTEHMFFDADRIMAVREMILAEDLEGRKHALAKIIGMQREDFLGLFREMKGLPVTIRLLDPPLHEFLPHTDKEINELAASMNVTAEKLKQKVEFLHEFNPMLGHRGCRLGITFPEVYDMQVRAIMEAACELIKNEGYDIVPEIMIPLISSVKELAILRANAVKVADEVIAEFDVKVEYLVGTMIELPRAALTADEVAEQAEFFSFGTNDLTQTTYGLSRDDAGKFLPLYVEREIFPEDPFVAIDQSGVGELVKMGCEKGRKTRPNIKLGICGEHGGEPSSVIFCHKIGLDYVSCSPYRVPIARLAAAHAVLLEEQEN; encoded by the coding sequence ATGGCAGTCAAGTACGTGTATTTCTTCGGCGATGGCAAAGCTGAAGGGACAGGATCAATGAAGAATCTGTTGGGGGGCAAAGGGGCCAATCTGGCTGAAATGACCTCCATCGGCCTGCCGGTTCCCGCCGGTTTCACCATCACCACCGAAGTTTGCACCGAGTTTTATAAAAACGATCGCAACTATCCGGCTGAACTCAAAGCGCAAGTTGATGAGCAGCTGCAGGCTGTTGAGCAGCTCATGGGCAAGAAGTTCGGCGATCGTGAAAATCCGCTGCTGGTGTCGGTTCGTTCCGGTGCCCGTGCTTCCATGCCGGGAATGATGGATACGGTTCTCAACCTGGGCCTGAATGATGAAACCGTCAAAGGGATTGTCAAGCAGAGCGGCGACGAGCGTTTTGCCTATGACTCCTACCGTCGTTTCATCCAGATGTATGCCAATGTTGTCAAGAACATGGACGGTGAGATTCTGGAAGACATCCTGGAGGAGATGAAAGAGAAACGTGGTGTGGAAGAGGACACTGCGTTGACTGCTGATGACCTCAAGGAAATGGTCGGCCTGTTCAAAAATAAATATACGGAAGTGCTTGGTGAAGCGTTCCCGACCGATCCCGAAGAGCAACTGTGGGGTGCCATCGGTGCGGTCTTTGGTTCGTGGATGAACCAACGTGCCATTACCTACCGTCGCCTGAATAATATCCCGGCCGAATGGGGTACTGCCGTTAACGTTCAGTCCATGGTTTTCGGTAACATGGGTGATGACTGCGCTACCGGCGTGGCCTTTACCCGTAACCCCTCCACCGGCGAAAACCTGTTTTTCGGTGAGTTCCTGATCAATGCTCAGGGCGAGGACGTTGTTGCCGGTATCCGTACGCCTCAGCCGATCAACAAGGCGGGCGGCGACGGTACTCTGCCCTCCATGGAAGAGGTGATGCCTGAGAGCTACAATCAGCTCATGGAAATTCAGCAAAAGCTGGAGAAGCACTACCGTGACATGCAGGATATCGAGTTCACCATCGAAAAAGGGCGTCTGTTCATGCTGCAGACCCGTAACGGCAAACGTACCGCCAAGGCAGCGGTTAAAGTCGCTGTTGATATGGTCAAGGAAGGTCTGATCACTGAGAAGGAAGCGGTGCTGCGTGTTGCTCCCGAGCAGCTTGACCAACTGTTGCATCCCTCTCTCGACCCCAATGCCGCCAAGACGGTGATTGCCAAAGGTCTGCCTGCTTCTCCGGGTGCGGCTTCCGGCGAGATCGTTTTCTCTGCGGATGAAGCCGAAGAAGCAAAAGCTCTGGGGCAAAAAGTGATCCTGGTGCGCATCGAAACCAGCCCGGAAGACATCCACGGCATGCACGCTGCCGAAGGGATTCTGACCGCTCGTGGCGGCATGACGTCCCACGCCGCCGTTGTTGCCCGTGGCATGGGTAAATGCTGCGTGTCCGGTTGTGGTGAGATCAAGATCAACTACGACGCCCAGCAATTCACCGATCGTAACGGCACCGTGTTCAAAAAAGGGGATGTGATCACCCTTGACGGCTCCAGCGGTGAAGTGATGAGTGGTACGGTTCCGACCGTACAACCGGAACTGACCGGTGATTTCGGTGCGCTGATGGAGTGGGTTGATTCGATCCGTCGTCTGAAAGTTCGTACCAATGCCGATACTCCGGCTGACTCAGCCGTTGCTCGCCAGTTCGGTGCGGAAGGTATTGGCCTGTGCCGTACTGAGCATATGTTCTTCGACGCCGACCGCATTATGGCCGTTCGCGAGATGATCCTTGCCGAAGACCTCGAAGGTCGCAAACACGCCCTGGCCAAAATTATCGGTATGCAGCGCGAGGATTTCCTCGGCCTGTTCCGCGAGATGAAAGGCCTGCCCGTCACCATCCGCCTGCTCGATCCGCCGCTGCATGAATTCCTGCCACATACGGATAAAGAGATCAACGAACTGGCCGCCAGCATGAACGTCACGGCGGAGAAGCTCAAGCAGAAGGTCGAATTCCTCCACGAGTTCAACCCGATGCTTGGCCATCGCGGTTGCCGTCTTGGCATCACGTTCCCTGAAGTGTACGACATGCAAGTGCGCGCCATCATGGAAGCTGCGTGCGAATTGATCAAAAATGAGGGCTACGACATCGTGCCCGAGATCATGATTCCTCTGATCAGCAGTGTCAAGGAGCTGGCGATTCTGCGTGCCAACGCCGTCAAGGTTGCTGATGAAGTGATTGCCGAATTTGATGTTAAGGTCGAGTACCTGGTGGGTACCATGATCGAGTTGCCGCGTGCAGCACTGACCGCTGATGAGGTTGCCGAGCAGGCTGAGTTCTTCTCCTTCGGCACCAACGATCTGACCCAGACCACCTATGGCTTGTCCCGTGATGATGCCGGTAAATTCCTGCCGCTCTATGTTGAGCGCGAGATCTTCCCTGAAGATCCGTTTGTCGCCATCGACCAGAGCGGTGTTGGTGAACTGGTTAAAATGGGTTGTGAAAAAGGGCGCAAAACCCGTCCTAACATCAAGTTGGGTATTTGTGGTGAGCATGGCGGTGAGCCGAGCAGTGTTATTTTCTGCCACAAAATTGGTTTGGACTATGTCTCCTGCTCGCCGTATCGGGTGCCTATCGCCCGTCTGGCAGCCGCTCATGCGGTCCTGCTCGAAGAGCAGGAAAACTGA
- a CDS encoding class I SAM-dependent methyltransferase codes for MKSDSFIEEACPLCRMSGSALFDEDRNRRYWQCPSCALVFVEPGNLLSAQEEKAEYDLHENSPDDAGYRRFLSRLFDPLQHRLADTAVGLDFGCGPGPALSVMAAECGLSMNLYDPFYAPDRTVLDQHYDFITATEVVEHLYHPAEELDLLWGMLNPSGILAIMTKLVIDLQAFKNWHYKNDRTHVRFFSQRTFQWLAEKWQAQLEFVDKDVIFLQKPEQSKKGEQ; via the coding sequence ATGAAATCAGATTCGTTTATCGAAGAAGCGTGCCCTCTCTGTCGAATGAGTGGCAGTGCGCTGTTTGACGAAGACAGGAACCGTCGCTATTGGCAGTGCCCCAGCTGTGCTCTGGTGTTTGTTGAGCCGGGGAATTTGTTGTCCGCGCAAGAGGAAAAGGCCGAATACGATTTGCATGAAAACTCGCCGGATGATGCTGGTTATCGCCGTTTTCTCAGCCGCCTGTTCGACCCGTTACAACATCGGCTAGCCGACACAGCCGTGGGGCTCGATTTTGGTTGCGGCCCCGGACCGGCCTTGTCGGTGATGGCTGCAGAGTGCGGCCTGAGCATGAATCTCTATGATCCGTTTTATGCTCCGGATAGGACAGTGCTGGATCAACACTATGATTTTATTACCGCCACAGAGGTGGTTGAACATCTGTATCACCCTGCTGAGGAGCTTGATCTGTTATGGGGTATGCTGAACCCGAGTGGTATCCTCGCCATCATGACTAAGCTGGTGATCGATCTGCAGGCCTTCAAAAACTGGCATTACAAAAATGATCGCACCCATGTCCGTTTTTTCTCACAACGGACGTTTCAGTGGTTGGCTGAAAAATGGCAGGCACAACTGGAGTTTGTCGATAAGGATGTTATTTTTCTGCAAAAACCTGAGCAGAGTAAAAAGGGGGAACAATGA
- a CDS encoding D-2-hydroxyacid dehydrogenase — MNIVVLDGYTLNSGDLDWAPLQALGNCEIYPRSTPGQVVERARHAEVVLTNKVVLGEQELLALPKLRYIGVLATGTNVVDLEAAARRQIVVTNVPAYSTMSVAQMVFSLLLELVQQVGHHNRRVHDGVWSSNADFSFRETPLVELDRLTLGIVGFGNIGQAVARIGESFGMKIVVHVRRSHRFKELHQGHGPSDVELDNLFAQSDVVSLHCPLTEQTHHLVDARRLALMKPGAILINTARGPLLDEAAVARALQDGHLAGLGVDVLSSEPPSVDNPLLTAPHCVITPHIAWATLAARQRLLETVVANVAAFQAGMPQNVVN, encoded by the coding sequence ATGAATATCGTTGTGTTGGATGGCTATACCCTGAATTCCGGTGATTTGGACTGGGCACCGCTACAGGCCCTTGGCAATTGTGAGATTTATCCACGTAGCACACCGGGACAGGTTGTGGAACGGGCCCGACATGCCGAGGTTGTCCTGACCAATAAGGTGGTCCTCGGCGAGCAGGAGCTACTGGCTCTGCCCAAGCTGCGTTATATCGGTGTGCTGGCGACCGGTACTAATGTGGTCGATCTGGAAGCGGCGGCCCGACGGCAGATTGTTGTCACTAATGTCCCCGCCTATAGCACCATGTCGGTCGCGCAAATGGTGTTTTCTTTGTTGCTAGAGTTGGTGCAGCAGGTGGGGCATCATAACCGCCGTGTTCATGACGGAGTGTGGAGCAGCAATGCCGACTTCAGTTTTCGTGAAACACCGCTGGTGGAGCTGGATAGGCTGACGCTGGGTATTGTCGGGTTCGGCAATATTGGTCAGGCCGTGGCGCGCATTGGCGAGAGTTTCGGCATGAAGATAGTGGTGCATGTGCGGCGCTCTCATCGTTTTAAAGAGTTGCATCAGGGCCATGGTCCAAGTGATGTCGAGTTGGATAACCTGTTCGCTCAATCCGACGTGGTTAGCCTGCATTGTCCGTTGACCGAGCAGACCCATCATCTGGTCGACGCGCGGCGCCTGGCTTTGATGAAGCCGGGTGCGATTCTGATCAATACCGCTCGTGGCCCTCTGCTGGATGAAGCGGCGGTTGCCAGGGCATTACAGGACGGACATCTGGCTGGACTCGGCGTTGATGTGCTCAGCAGTGAACCCCCTTCAGTGGATAATCCGCTGTTGACGGCACCCCATTGTGTGATCACTCCACATATTGCCTGGGCGACGCTGGCGGCACGGCAACGTTTGCTGGAAACGGTTGTGGCCAATGTGGCGGCGTTTCAGGCGGGAATGCCGCAGAATGTGGTCAATTAA
- a CDS encoding DUF2520 domain-containing protein yields the protein MKERIALIGPGRLGQAVGALLQQAGYPITAIVGRDQQRTGKAAQFIGAALMATTDLKRCSRADLILCCVGDDQLAPLGDALVDVLADHPQPTVIHFSGRHRATVLRPADPRAAHWQVMSIHPLQTFASGEQGLESLPGSYCAIESEDDLFPLGAKLSLELGCQPFRLRSEDKERYHAAACMASNFVTTLFHQASTLMAETLEDPAMAATVLAPIFQTAATNTLNLGPHQALTGPIVRGDIDTIRGHLEQLTEHNPERLPFYLELAEQTRQLALESERLAPKQATALRELLDAFASRP from the coding sequence ATGAAAGAGCGCATCGCTCTGATCGGACCGGGTCGTCTCGGCCAAGCGGTCGGTGCCTTATTGCAGCAGGCCGGTTATCCGATCACCGCGATTGTCGGTCGCGATCAACAGCGCACAGGTAAAGCCGCACAGTTTATCGGTGCCGCATTGATGGCCACCACCGATCTGAAGCGCTGCAGCCGTGCCGATCTGATCTTATGCTGTGTCGGGGATGACCAACTGGCGCCGTTAGGTGACGCCTTGGTGGATGTCCTTGCCGATCATCCACAACCGACCGTCATCCATTTCAGCGGTCGTCATCGAGCGACAGTCTTACGCCCCGCTGATCCCCGTGCCGCACACTGGCAGGTGATGAGCATCCATCCGTTACAGACCTTTGCCAGTGGTGAGCAAGGGCTGGAGTCTCTGCCGGGAAGCTACTGCGCCATCGAAAGTGAGGACGATCTGTTTCCGCTCGGTGCCAAATTGTCTCTCGAGCTGGGCTGTCAACCCTTCCGGTTACGCTCTGAAGATAAGGAGCGCTACCATGCTGCCGCCTGCATGGCGTCGAACTTTGTCACCACCCTGTTTCATCAGGCCAGTACCCTGATGGCTGAAACCCTCGAAGATCCGGCCATGGCCGCCACCGTATTAGCCCCCATCTTCCAAACCGCAGCCACCAACACCTTGAATTTAGGCCCGCACCAGGCCCTGACCGGCCCGATTGTCCGTGGCGATATCGACACCATCCGCGGTCATCTGGAACAGTTAACTGAGCACAATCCAGAACGGCTCCCCTTCTACCTCGAACTCGCTGAACAGACCCGCCAACTGGCACTGGAGAGTGAGAGGCTCGCTCCGAAACAAGCGACAGCGCTTAGAGAACTACTCGACGCATTCGCCTCCCGGCCCTAG
- a CDS encoding fumarylacetoacetate hydrolase family protein, giving the protein MHTIKLQGQDQPVAVGKIVCLARNYVAHAEELGNEVPSDPVLFIKPATSVIKQGEAVVIPEYSNDCHHEVELAVLIGRKAWKVSADEAMDYVSGYGIAIDMTLRDTQAVLKEKGYPWELAKGFDTSCPLSDFVPAAQINDPHDLAIRLQVNDETRQDANTGLMIRRIPETIAAITRAFTLEPGDLILTGTPAGVGRVVAGDRMFAEIEGIGSLQVAVQ; this is encoded by the coding sequence ATGCACACCATAAAACTGCAGGGTCAAGATCAGCCCGTTGCTGTGGGGAAAATTGTCTGCCTGGCGCGCAATTACGTCGCCCACGCCGAAGAACTCGGCAACGAAGTGCCCAGCGATCCCGTGCTGTTCATCAAACCGGCCACCAGTGTGATCAAACAGGGTGAAGCGGTGGTCATTCCCGAATATTCCAATGATTGCCATCACGAGGTTGAGCTGGCGGTACTGATCGGCCGTAAAGCTTGGAAAGTTTCGGCAGACGAGGCGATGGACTACGTTTCTGGCTACGGCATTGCCATCGATATGACCCTGCGCGATACCCAAGCGGTATTGAAAGAAAAAGGCTACCCGTGGGAGTTGGCTAAAGGGTTTGACACCTCGTGCCCGCTATCGGATTTTGTCCCAGCTGCCCAGATCAATGACCCACATGATCTGGCCATCCGGCTGCAGGTCAATGACGAGACCCGCCAGGATGCCAACACCGGCTTGATGATTCGACGGATTCCGGAGACCATCGCCGCCATCACGCGTGCCTTCACCTTGGAACCGGGTGATCTCATCCTGACCGGAACACCGGCTGGCGTTGGCCGTGTCGTCGCTGGAGACCGGATGTTCGCTGAAATTGAGGGGATCGGCAGTTTGCAGGTTGCTGTCCAATGA
- a CDS encoding trimeric intracellular cation channel family protein, with the protein MNLLYVLDLIGTAAFAASGALAGVRRQMDMLGVMVLGIVTAIGGGTLRDILLGDTPPFCLKDETYLYISIAVALLTFFAHHVLDRYSNPLLFFDAIGLGTFVVIGTGKALDFHTGFIGAVTMGVMTATAGGVVRDVLSNQVPLILQKEIYASACIAGGVLFYILDRMGWSRPAVMLIAAAVVVGLRLLAIRHNWALPTAPPKSYPRKEK; encoded by the coding sequence GTGAACTTACTTTATGTTTTAGACCTCATCGGGACAGCAGCTTTCGCTGCGTCCGGTGCTCTAGCCGGGGTCCGCCGACAGATGGACATGCTTGGTGTGATGGTGCTCGGCATTGTCACGGCGATTGGCGGCGGAACATTGAGAGACATCCTGCTCGGCGACACGCCCCCTTTTTGTCTCAAAGATGAAACCTATCTGTATATCTCCATTGCCGTTGCCCTGCTGACTTTTTTCGCTCATCACGTCCTCGACCGCTACAGTAATCCGCTGCTATTTTTTGACGCCATTGGCCTTGGCACCTTCGTCGTTATTGGCACCGGCAAAGCGCTGGACTTTCATACCGGATTTATTGGTGCGGTGACCATGGGCGTCATGACCGCCACAGCCGGTGGTGTCGTTCGCGACGTGCTGTCGAATCAGGTGCCGTTGATCTTGCAAAAAGAGATCTATGCGTCGGCCTGCATCGCCGGTGGGGTGTTATTTTACATCCTGGACCGTATGGGCTGGTCACGACCAGCCGTCATGCTGATTGCCGCCGCAGTTGTGGTCGGGCTACGCCTGCTGGCCATCCGTCACAATTGGGCCCTGCCAACAGCACCGCCCAAAAGTTACCCCCGGAAGGAGAAATAA